CTTAGGAGCCGATCCTGGGCCCATTGAATTAAATgtccaaattcccattgacttgcatGGTACTTTTTCTTAGTGGAAAAGTGTCACAGACTGCATTCCCAGAACTAATACTAATTGGCAGTCACAagagagaggccaaagactgaatgcaAATACAACTCTGAGTCAGAATGTGAGGGACTATCTTTACTAAAAATTAGGGGAAAAATACTGAATTGCCCCATCTTCCCCCCACAGGTCAGGGATGAGATCCATTGGGCAGTTTACACAGCTGCTACATgtactgtacctgttctgtggataaaacgATTATGTCAGTTTTCAAAGGTGTAGGCCCAGCACTTACCATGAACATTACATTCTGTGGGTTTACTTGATAAATGTCTAACACTCAATGTGCTTTAAATTAAACAGAGACGAATaagaaaatattagagatgggGATCAAACCTGCAGCCCCaaactgagcacttctgaaatgtGGGGAAGTTTGTATATGAGCCTGAACATCACAGCTCCAGATCCATAGACCCAAACACCATATCCAGATATCCTgctgcacagctgcagcctgggcCCACTTCTGTTCAATACACACGATGCACAAACCACACGTGGCATTTTTCCTAACATGCAGAAAATGTCATATTAACATTTTCTCAAGCAGGAGCTGTTCAAACATGGCTCTAGTTATGACACAAAATAGTTGTGTACATGGAAATATAAATCTCAAAAAGTTAAGGACACAAATCTTCACCCACACTCAGCAAATAGACTTTCCTGCTGGGCACAACAAATCTGTTTGAAATGTCCATGTTGCTTAGGTTAAATCTGTACGATTAAGTCTAAGTCTTTCACACTTTCTCTTTTAACCCATTACAAAAGGCTTGTAAACATTGTGCAGATATGCCCAGCCAACAAAGCAGCCATGTCTGAGAGCTGCTTTGGAATGAAACTAAAATCTTGTATTTattgaccccccctccccccaccaactaTTGACTTGTATTGAAACTGTCAGTCCCTCATATTTCATTCCTTGCAGCCACCTTAAATCCCCTGTCTGACATTTTAAATGCACCATATAGGTTCCAATACACATTTCACAGAAAGAGCTAGTATAAAATTCCTGACTTTTCTTGTTTGCATGACAAAGAGAGAATGGCAAATCCTGCAATTGGAGCAGATAATCACTATCCTGTGAAAAGCCTGCAAtccacatccttttttttttcaaagctgagCTTCAACTGTGTTTGctcaataattttattttacatgtggAGCCTATAAATCTCTTCCAATACACATTTGACAACGAAGAGTCTTCAACCTAATAGGCTGGACACCAGCCATGAGAGAAATCACTTTCTGATGAGAAGATTTTTGCCGCTGAAGGATCTACCAGTAGCTTTCACTTTCCATAATAGTACTTTTTTGAATAGCTCTTACAAGTGACTACTGACATGAACAAGGACTGTGTGGGTAGATAAGGgttccaggatcaggccctctgacTGATTCAAAGAAAAATCAGAATGCATGGACTATAACTATTTTACAACTGTTGACTCTTCTCACTCCCCAAACTTCTCCAAATTCAAGGTTATGAGTTCATCACTGGAAATGATTTGTTGGAAAATCTGTGTCTTAGGGAAGATTTTGTCAACTACAGTCTTGCCACTGTCCTTCATTTCAATGCAACTCATTGCTAATGCTATATCTGTCCATGCTACCATTATGtaactcagtggctctcaacctttccaaactactgtacccctttcaagaatctgatttgtcttgcataccaccaagtttcacctcacttaaaaacaacttgcttacaaaatcagacataaaaatacaaaagtgtcacagcacactattactgaaacattggttactttctcattttgaccaaatgattatgaaataaatcaactgaaatataaatattgcccttacatttcagtgtatagtatatagagcagtataaacaagtcattgtctgtatgaaattttagtttgtactgacttccctagtgctttttatgtagcctgttaaaCTAGACAAATagttagatgagttgatgtgccccctggaagacctctgcatacccccaagggtatacatacccctggttgagaaccactgatgtaactCAAAATGTTGCATCCCGATGTATCAGTGTTCAAAACAGCGTTACATTTAAATTGTTATGCAGTGTGGAATGCCAGAAGGAATGCAGGAAAGGGCCCAATTCCTACAAACACATCTGACACTTACACTTGCAACATAACTCAtgggagtaatcccattgaagtcaggaggATCAGAATTGTCTTAATCTATATTTTGTAAACCAATGAGCACACTGATGGTGCTTAAATAAGCTAATGAATTAGTGTATAATATCATACTTCTTAAATAGAATCTAAACATCCCCAAATTTTGGTTTGGGAATCTGTCCATAGATCTGAATTTTATGGGTTATCCTATCCATGACAACATAATGGAGAATGTAAATCTATAAAGAAAGCTGCGTATGAAAAGCCTTTAGAGACAATTTGGGCAGTTACTAAAGTAAAGTAACCTTTATTAACCTTAACCTTTAGTtagtaaaataacttttttcaaaaGGTTCTATTCCCTTCCTTCACCCTTTTACACCAGTAGGCTCAGGTTTATGTAAACTATAGATGGGCCAAAAGAGGGTAGTTTTATTTTGGCTTGACAGAACCTTAGTAGTTGGGTCCTCAAACCAGGCCCTATTCAGAAAGAATCAAGGGGTTGGGTTACATTTTTTCAAGTTTGCCTTATCTCTGTAGAAACAAGCAAAAACAGTggaggctggtgacatctgaaGGTGGGCTCAACTTCAGGCCCATCTACAATTAGAAGAAATGTCAATGTCATGTGACCTCCCTGTCTGGAAAGGATGAAACCTTAGAACTCTCAAAAAATGTCAAGTTGCTCTAACATTTCATTGATCAAGATGCTATTTTTCAATTCCCTCCTCGTGGGGCTTGTGAGGAATTAGTCTTCCAGTTGTTATGCATGCAAACTCCAGGGAATCAAATGATGTAGACGTTTCAAAGTTGAAAAGgtaacttaaaaaacaacaacctgatTTACCAGGTTAGCTTTATTTCGCATGGACAGCCATCTGCTGTGATAATTGATATTGCTGAAGCAATGGGATGGGTGATGGGGACTGTTGGGCAGACAGTATCCCCCAAAAGCAGAGTTTGGTTTCTGACAGTTGCCAAAAGATACTCTATGTTTGTATAATGcagcctttttaaaaacacaagctATGTTTAAATCTACAAGAGATAAAATTGaggacacttttttaaaatgtagaaacagTACATTTTCAGAGTTCTATAATTCAGAAATATCTTGTTTGGTTTACAGGCAATAAGCCATCAAAATGGTAGGATTTGTGATTATTTATCACTGAGCATGGGCTTGGCACAGTCCACAAAGATAaaagcagtccctgccccaaagaccttatgATTTAGAATTAAATATTCTTAATATCTGTATTGTTTTGAGACTGAACTTTCACCTGTCCCGCTGATGAATTATGCATCTTAAAGCTATTGTCTGCCCAATTGTAGTTGTGAGCTCCTTATGGTAGGAACTGTGTCTTCCGGGGAGCAGTACTGTGGTGGTGTACGTAAATGATAATTTCATACTCTGCAGAAATGTTCCTTTTGACCCAGACTGAGCCTGAGACATTTCAGGCCACTCAGAGCTTTGGAGGGCAAAAGTGAAAAAGGAGCTAAAAAGCCTGGAAACCCTGTTCCAACCTAAAATAACTGGAGACTCTCCTAAATATTTCTTATATTAACTTCACAGCACATGAAGGTGTTAATATGTCTTGTTACTACCAATGTGAGAGTATCCCTTTCAAGTCCTCTGCTTCACCTCCACTTGTGGAATTTGTTGTGCCAGTGGGACCGGACTTGCTATAAAAATCCAGCACATTAGGTCCCTTTCCCATTCAGGCAGCCTGGGAGCTTGAAGAGGCATCTCTGCCAAGAGCAGCCTCCAGGGAGAGTGATCGGTTCATCCATTCTGATAAGCTGTTTGGTGACTGACAGAGGATGAGTGTGAGGCTTGGCTGGATGGTCTGTGTACTCTGCCTAGCCACCACTGCCAGTGGATTAACCCAGAAAAAGCTGAAGGAGGCTTTGCTGGAGAAACTGGGGCTTTCTGAGGTTCCAAAACTTCAGAAGAGAGACCTAGTGAATCTAGTTATCCCAGATCACATAAGGAACAAATATATCTCCATGTTGAGGAGCCACAGAGTGAAGAGAAGAGCCTTGCCAAGTTTGGCTGGCATCCTGAGAGGAATCCCGGGCAATGCAGGTAAAAATGCTAGCATTATTACAATTAGTTTAGCAAAGCCCAGATCCAAACATCCACTGAATTtgggggaagttcagatccagatatgCATCCAGACTTTCTGGATTCCAAATATATAATGGGCTGAACAAAAACCATAGTGCCAAACTTGGGGGAATTTCAATTTGGATCTGTTTCTGGAGCTGAACGTTACAGCTTAGGACCCTTCTCTATTTATTATTATGTGGATAAAATAGATGTGCATAAAGTATTGATGGTTTAAAGACTAAAGCATAAAAAGGAGGATTGCATGGTCATTACAATTGCTATTGGAGCAGGTTGAAAAGTGGGTTTATTCCTacagaaaattttgacaaaaaattaaaaaatatttttaaatcaaaacctcctcccctcccccaccagtttCTAGCTAAAAATTgcaaaaatgtcagttttcatttttttgaccaaaaaaaaaatcaaaacattgtgAGGAAAGCAGGTACTTTCCATGCAAAGTTTTGTTTAGTCAAAACTCAGTTTTCAGTCAGAAAAAATTTCAGCAGGAAAGTTCTGATTAGCCTTACATGTTATATTAGTGCTATTTATACCCAAAATCTCAGCAGGCTCAGCATTcaaaagatttacattgttttccGGGGCAGTTACCAAAGCCAGTTGTCTGTTTAAAACAGTCCAACAGTCGGTTTTCATACAGAGTTCTGTAAAATAAATATGCCCAGTCATTGGTGTTTTTGAGTTCTGGGGGAAATAAAATACTTATTCCTTCCCATTATCCACCAGGTTACAGAGAGCCATGCAGAGGGCGATGATGAGGGCATTTACAAGGCATTGATTCAAATGTGCATTAGAAAAGACGTGCTTAGTACCTGTGTAGGGACTAAGAGGCCCACTCTTTGGAGTATGAGATGAGTGTGTTGTGATAATTAGGAATGAAAGGGAAGTGTTAGGGCTTTGCTTGTGTGGGATGGACATGATGCTGAGTCGGGCTCTCCTTGTTGTTCCCAATGTACTCAGATATTGCAGGAGAAGTTCTCTATTCTGATACCACACGCCAGAATCTGGTCTTTGACATGGAAGGGAGAATACCTGAAAACAGTGAAGTGACCATGGCTGAACTAAAACTTTTCAAAAAGCCCCTGAACAGAACGAACATGCCTACAACCAAGCAATCTCACAGGCCAGTCACTAATGCCAGAGTCAGCGTGTACTGGGTGCAGATCCAAGCTGACGGCACCAACAGGACTTCCCTAATTGATTCCAGGTAAGAAATTATCCTTTAATGTGGATATAGCTGCATTTTAGGGACTTGGTtttactgggcctgattctgatgtcacctacacttgtgtaaatcaggagacacTCCAATGAACCCAGTGGAGCTACACCTGTAAAcaactggtgtgagatcagaatcaggcccacaggcCTTGCTCTGGCACAATTCCcacctgagtaaagactgcaggctCTGGCTTTGTATCCTCTTTTAATTCCGTAATGAGTTCGTAAGAGCAAGGGCGTCTTTATTTCTTACAAAGATTGCAATATTCATCTTGAAGTGGCTGTATTTCTGTAATTTGTCTGAAAGCTATACATTATTATACAGTTAAAAAATTGCAATCTTAATCATTAGTTCTAGTCTTTTGCTCTGGCATAGCTTTCTGTCTCattcacatctctctctctctctctttctgtttcctATTTTGAAAACACTGATGGATTGCTGGCTTTTCTTCTTCTGAAGATTTATTTCATTGGTCATTGACTATGCAAATTCCGTACAGTGGCTGtgattctgcaccactgaagtctatgAAAGCTTTgcagttaacttcagtgggggcaAGATCAGACACAAAAGCTATAAAACTCATTTCTGCGTAGAACTTTATAGACCCAATTCAGCTCTGGCAAAAACAGAGGTAAATGACATTGTTTTTAAAGGGCTTGCACTTGTTTATGCCAGGGCTGAATATGGTCCTGCATTGTCAAAACTCTGTCAAATCCTAAGGAATTCTTTAATGTGAATGGATGTAGTAGTTCTTTAGTTAGTACCTCATCATTTGCTACATGAGTATATCTATATATCTCTTAAAAATAAGTGTTATTATTTTTGACTAAAGTTTAATAATAATTGCTATCCATTAAGAATTATTGTACAGTCAGGGCACATGGCAAACTAGAGGGactaaattcatctctggtgtaataCCATTGTTATAAACAGAGTTTCACCAGGCATTATCTGGCTGAAGACAGCTATGAGTTGCAGGTCCTATGCCTTCAATTCCCTGAAATAGACTCTTTTTTTTGTCCCGACCTTGTCACACAGGTTGGTTCCAATAATGGAATCTGGTTGGAGGAATTTTGATGTGACCCAGGCTGTACATTACTGGCTAAAAGCCAAGAAGCCGGGACCAATGCTTCTGGAGATTTGGATTGAAGGAGAAAGGCTAGGCAGCTATGCCTCAGAAATGGCCAAAGTCGTGCGGTTTACCTCTCAGGATCCTTTGGATAAAGCCCTGGGCAAACCCGAGTTGGTACTTTATACCCTCAACCTGGAAGAATATGGGTATGTGTCTTTGGTATTTGGTCGCTAATTCATACAGAAGATAACATTTCAGGCCAGGTTTGGATAGGCATGATTTAGTTGCAAAACTCCTAAAGTGGGTACGGTAGGCGAAAATACAAGGTGGTCTTAAAGTTGaatagagaggtaaataatgTTTCACAATTAGAAATGAAAtgagccacaaagtttggatAAAGATCTGGTTTCAAACTTCCTAAAATTTGGACTATTTGGACATGGGGTTTTAGTTAGGCCCATTCTAGAGCTAGGAACCAGCTGTGAAGTTCAGATCTAGATCCAAACTATCCCAAAGGGTTTTGATTAGGGTCTCTAGTTgtaatatattttacaaataatcATTCAGATCACGGAAACACAGAGAGAGTAGAGGAGACAAACATATCTGGGCTGGGAAGGATATTATTGAATTTTTAGAGCCAGAGAACAGAAGGACTGATTCTCCATggccttgcatcttgtgtagtcatttacacagAGGAAAAGTAAGTGCAAGAGTTTGTAAAACACTCCTGTTCTGATATGATAGCATTTTACACTTTGCACTGTGTAAAGGACTGCACAAGGTGGATAGCAATGGAGACTCAGGCCCAAAGGATGCAGCTTTCCCAGTTAGAAATAAATCACTGCAAATGGAATAGCTAGGAAGTTTCTTTACTTTAaagcctctcctctccccagattTACTGAGCTCATTTCTGTACTTAAATACTTGAACTAAGAATGGGTCTGAACCCTCACCTTGGATCTAAACATCCCTGAATTCTGGGGGCAGGCGGGGTGCTAATCCAGAGCCAAGCTTTGCAGCTCAGGCCCTTTTCTGATGTTAATGACAAGgactgttctccccccccccccccccccccaatctttcaGCATGAGTCCTGATTTTCAGTCACAGAGACATTATTCCTTGGCTTTGCTTTTTGATAGGGGGCCTGGAGACTGCAAGGAGGAAAGCATGATGAAGAAACCCATCTGCTGCCGGCAGGAACACTACATCAACTTCCGAGAGCTGACCTGGACTCAGTACTGGATTATTGAGCCTGCGGGGTACCAGGCCTACCTCTGCAtggggggctgtgtgcaggccAAGGGCCTCTTGCGCCGCTTTGGCTATGGAGAAAGAACCTGTGCCGTGGTGGAGAGCTCCCCACTTCCCATGATGTACCTAGTCAAGAAGGGAAACTACACGGAAATCGAAGTGGCTGAATTTCCTAACATGATCGTAGAAAAATGTGGCTGCGTTATGGACAACATAGCAGTGGTGTAAAATAAAGACACATGGCGCGGGGCCTGGCTGctcttgcaagggggaggggaccTTCAGGAGTCCTTTCCTCCCTTACATTCCACAGAGGTAGACACAGTCCTAGAGCTTGCACTCCCTGTGTGCATGGTGCAGGTAAGTGCTGCCATCAACCCTAGGTGCTGCAAAAGGGTTCCTAGACATGCCAGCTGGTTGTCGGGGCTGGCGCAAAGGACTTTGCATATTGCATCCTGTAAAAAGGTTTGGGCAGTTGCCTGGAACTGCATTTGCTCCTGTTGAGGAATTGTGCCTGCCTGTGTCTTCTGCTGGCCATGTGACTCCAGTCATTGCATCCAGTGTGGTGCCCGCCACTAATGCATCCATGGCCGATAAAGACAGTCCGTATATACACATGTGTTTTGCTGCCCTGTGTACTTGATAAATATGAAGCCTGGCTCTCTCCTTACACCggtgtaatgccattgacttcagaatcaGACTCATAGTGAACGCCTGCAGAGGAAAGCAGAAGTAGCAGTGATGTTTTCCAGCTGAAGAACTGTTGAACCAATCATTCTTAACACTGTGTTGAAATCTCATACCCAGTAATTTTGTCTGTGTGTCAGTCCTGACCATAAAAACATACTTACCGTGAATCACAGACCAGAAGCACTTAAATGTAAATACTTTACAACTCAAAACTGTCTATTTCTCATCTTTATACCATAagtttagggtctgatccttcaatcctgaagtcaatggggatgcTGGGGGGTAAAGACTGCTCACATgatgagtaagggtttgcaggatcaggcccttattttttCAAGTTGTATGTCACAATTATTCCAGAGtcgattttttccccttccatctTGTATATTTTGAAACACTAGGAAAACAATAaaagtataaaattaaaatgttgatgtcTTTTGTTGGTAACTATTACTAGCGAGGAGGGTGCTTTATTGTGGGACAGATTACTGACAAATCTAAACTGATAAATCCACATTCATGTAAAATATACCTGTAATGACTAGACAAAACGTACATCTGGTAAATGAATATGCATATATCCTATATTTCtgtatgagccagattctgctttcagttacaaatCTGGAGTACCTCCATTGAATTTAATGCACTTATTCCAGATCGACCTCAAtctgaatgagatcagaatctggatctAAGTATATATATGATGACTTTTTATATGTCTATCTATCTTTCTATACAGACAGCGGGTTGAGCCATTAAGTGGCAACacacatccagggccggctccaagcaccagcgcagcaagcagctgcttggggtggccaacggtaggggcggcacgtccgggtctttggtggcaattcggcggtgggtcccttaATCCCTCTCGATCCCACCGAAGCagcggcagtagagctgccgccgaagtgccgccgatctcagctttttatttttattttttcgctgcttggggcggcaaaaacgctggagccagccctgcacacagcacaagtgcttctctcctgactccatcagtttctgcagaatttgagcttttattttcttttaaaaaagaaactttacATCCTTGTGAAAGGCAAAATCTTCTGAACATGATCCGATGCATTGCTAACGCTGCCCCTGCAGCCAAAAAGGCTGAAATAACAACTCTgaaaggtgtgaactgccccattcatgaTTAAGGCTGTTGACTCTGAAGATTAATTGAGACACTTTTAAATAATAGGAACACAGGGATGGGCACACTGAATCAGACCAGTGATCTGTCTATTGTCTGTCAGTATATTGTGTCTGTCTCAGTGGCtccagagaaaggtgcaagaaaccctgaagTGGACAATTACGGAATAATTAATCATAGGGGAATTTTCGTGCTCAACCCCATCATAAAGACATAAAGATTTTCTatgcctgaagcatgagggtttatatcccttctaaaGTGTTTTATCCTATCTAATGCAACTGTGGATTTTCTTATCCACATAAAGgcctaatccttttttgaatccttcTAGGCTCTAGACCTCAGTGTTAGCTAATGGCAATGAGCTCCACACATTaagtttatcagttttaaattggtTATATTTCAATTTCATTTAATAAATTGTCCAGCTGTTCCAGGAGTGTGAGTGGTGCTTGAGTATGGTATTAGCATGTGAGAATGCAAGTGGCCCAACTGACAGAGAGGGAGGTGTCTTTCCCCACACTAGTGGGGCACAGAGagtatgacaggtttcagagtagcagaaagcaaatactcaccagcaaccacacatcactgaacaaaaccactgacccaggaacctatccttgtaacaaagcctgatgccaactctgtccacatatctattcaagtgacatcatcataggacctaatcacatcagccataccatcaggggctcgttcacctgcacatctaccaatgtgatatatgccatcatgtgccagcaatgcccctctgctatgtacattggccaaaccggacagtctctacgcaaaagaattaatggacacaaatctgacatcaggaatcataatactcaaaaaccagtgggagaacactttaacctgtctggccattcaatgtcagacctgcgggtggctatcttacaacaaaaaaacttcaaaaccagactccaacgagagactgctgagctggaattgatatgcaaactagacacaatcaactcaggattgaataaggactgggaatggctgagccattacaaacattgaatctatctccccttgtaagtattatcacacttcttatcaaactgtctgtactgggctatcacttcaaaagtttttttttttctcttacttaattggtctctcagagttggtaagacaactcccacctgtttatgctctctgtatgtgtgtatatatatctcctcaatatatgttccattctatatgcatccgaagaagtgggctgtagtccacgaaagcttatgctctaataaatgtgttagtctctaaggtgccacaagtactcctgttctttttacaccgAGAGTAGTTATgggaaagctgctgggaaaaggtgcaTCTGATCAAAGGGTAACCACGCCtagcccagagagcacagatcaCAGTCCTCTAGGAAAAGGGGCCAAggaaggactcagtgctgggaggggaaaaCACTGGGTAACCCCAAAAAGGGAGCTGGATTTTTTGCATATGTACCATCCTGGGATTGGGAGACAAATCCCCAAAGGGCCAACCAATATGCAGGATCCCCCTGGATCCCTATCTTGCTAGATCCTGAGGTACCAAAATCccagaaacatgattaaattaagagccCACATAGAGgggaacactggagggaaagaaaagccagtaACTGATTAGGTGGGAGGAAGTCAAATGTCACCATGGGTAATGAAGAAATCAACCTCAAACCAGACTGTCTGAACAGAAGGCGTGGGATCATAAAGATACTTGTAAACACCTATCTGTGATAAAAATGTTGGTAGTAATGTTAAATTTTGGGATGAGAATTTTGATTCTGATGTTAAACCTTATGATAATGCTACTTCTCGTTAATACTTGTAAACAGATTTGACGCTTACCATAGCAGAAAAACCATAACAAACCTGGTTTGCTGtgtgagggggaaactgaggctcaccCCCTCATGGCCTTGATGGCTGGATGCCAAGAGAACTATAAAACAAACTGCCTTTGAGTTAGTCAATGACTAACTCTCTTTCAGTAAACTAAGGAGGGAGGTGTGACATTCTGTATTTTGGGGGAATACCCTGGACCCCCCATATTCCTCACTTGTATATGGTtatgatcttgcatataaagcatgccttgtaaggtatctgGAAAGGTAATGATGTGCTGAAAGTCAtatctctatccatatatgtatttCATTAACGTATATggagttatgagaattgtgttgtatggttgtcactaaaacatgctgtaagttgggaaATCAACCAGATATTAGCCCCCCAgaagcaacagcaaggaaagtaaccaacactcGGGCTGGGTGCCAATCAatccatcaacaaccattgtccggcaagggagctacaatgcatgAGGGGAAGC
The nucleotide sequence above comes from Trachemys scripta elegans isolate TJP31775 chromosome 3, CAS_Tse_1.0, whole genome shotgun sequence. Encoded proteins:
- the LOC117875590 gene encoding left-right determination factor 2-like → MSVRLGWMVCVLCLATTASGLTQKKLKEALLEKLGLSEVPKLQKRDLVNLVIPDHIRNKYISMLRSHRVKRRALPSLAGILRGIPGNADIAGEVLYSDTTRQNLVFDMEGRIPENSEVTMAELKLFKKPLNRTNMPTTKQSHRPVTNARVSVYWVQIQADGTNRTSLIDSRLVPIMESGWRNFDVTQAVHYWLKAKKPGPMLLEIWIEGERLGSYASEMAKVVRFTSQDPLDKALGKPELVLYTLNLEEYGGPGDCKEESMMKKPICCRQEHYINFRELTWTQYWIIEPAGYQAYLCMGGCVQAKGLLRRFGYGERTCAVVESSPLPMMYLVKKGNYTEIEVAEFPNMIVEKCGCVMDNIAVV